A DNA window from Chryseobacterium sp. MEBOG06 contains the following coding sequences:
- a CDS encoding carbonic anhydrase, which translates to MKAHTHETQSTITPEKALDFLKEGNQRFVNNLKANRDLLEQVNATREGQWPFAVVLSCIDSRTSAELIFDQGLGDVFSIRIAGNFVNQDILGSMEFGCNVAGSKLIVVLGHTKCGALKGGLDAAQIEGMGMDNLNHLINHFDPIINDIIEENEERSSKNSSLLERLNQQNVKNAIEDIRKQSSTLKNLEAEGKIKIVGANYDVETGAVSWL; encoded by the coding sequence ATGAAAGCACATACACACGAAACTCAATCAACGATCACTCCGGAAAAAGCATTAGATTTTCTAAAAGAAGGAAACCAGAGGTTTGTCAATAACCTTAAAGCAAACAGAGATCTTCTGGAGCAGGTAAATGCTACTCGTGAGGGACAATGGCCTTTTGCAGTGGTTTTAAGCTGCATAGACAGCCGTACTTCCGCGGAGCTTATTTTTGATCAGGGATTAGGAGATGTTTTCAGCATCAGAATAGCGGGTAACTTTGTTAACCAGGATATTCTGGGGTCAATGGAGTTTGGCTGTAACGTAGCAGGCTCTAAGCTTATTGTAGTATTAGGCCATACTAAATGCGGAGCTTTGAAAGGCGGTCTGGATGCAGCACAGATTGAAGGAATGGGAATGGACAACCTGAACCACCTGATTAATCATTTTGATCCTATCATTAATGACATCATTGAAGAGAACGAGGAGCGTTCTTCAAAAAACAGTTCACTTTTAGAAAGACTAAACCAGCAGAATGTGAAAAATGCAATTGAAGACATCCGTAAACAAAGTTCAACACTTAAAAACCTTGAAGCTGAAGGTAAAATC
- a CDS encoding SulP family inorganic anion transporter, which translates to MKKTSLIGGIKENIPSGLVVFLVALPLCLGIALASGAPPLSGIISGIVGGLVVGFISNSNISVSGPAAGLTAIVLTAITDLGAFELFLCAGIIAGLIQLALGFVRAGSISNYFPNNVIEGMLAAIGIIIILKQIPHALGFDKDYEGHESIFDNGLNFGYFTELFGAIHPGAIVITLVSVAVLIAWDKIHVLRRMKMMPGALVAVIVSIVLNQIFKMSGSSLAIETQHLVSLPVPQSLDDFKNLIVTPDFNGFTNMKVWIVGATIAIVASIETLLCIEASDRLDRQKRITDTNLELKAQGIGNLISSFIGGLPMTSVVVRSSANANAGATSKISAIIHGVFLLICVLSIPFILNLIPLATLAAVLILVGYKLAKPATFKHFWHLGKFQFIPFVATVAAIVATDLLKGVGIGLAISVFYILQGNMKRAYYLSREKLDDADGIKIKLAEEVSFLNKAAIKKTLKNIKSGSTVTIDARNTSYIATDVLEMIQDFANIRAKEQDINVELAGFKTSYRDYERSQDSHILITHKRAM; encoded by the coding sequence ATGAAAAAGACATCATTAATAGGAGGAATTAAGGAGAATATCCCTTCTGGACTCGTTGTATTCTTAGTGGCACTTCCACTATGTTTAGGAATTGCATTAGCTTCAGGCGCTCCGCCATTATCCGGAATCATCTCGGGTATCGTAGGAGGCTTAGTCGTAGGATTCATCAGTAATTCAAATATCTCAGTTTCAGGGCCTGCTGCAGGTTTAACGGCAATCGTTTTAACAGCGATAACAGATCTTGGCGCATTTGAACTCTTCCTTTGCGCAGGGATTATTGCAGGGCTTATTCAGCTGGCTTTAGGATTTGTAAGAGCTGGAAGTATTTCCAACTACTTTCCTAATAATGTCATTGAAGGAATGCTTGCAGCCATAGGAATCATTATTATTTTAAAACAGATTCCGCACGCCCTGGGATTCGATAAAGACTATGAAGGTCATGAATCCATTTTTGATAATGGTTTAAACTTTGGATATTTTACAGAATTATTTGGGGCTATCCATCCCGGTGCTATCGTTATTACTTTGGTTTCCGTAGCAGTTCTTATCGCATGGGACAAAATACATGTACTGAGAAGGATGAAAATGATGCCCGGAGCTTTGGTGGCCGTAATTGTAAGTATTGTTTTGAATCAAATATTCAAGATGTCAGGAAGTTCTCTGGCCATCGAAACCCAACATTTGGTTTCTCTACCTGTTCCACAGTCTCTGGATGATTTTAAAAATCTTATTGTCACTCCAGATTTTAACGGATTCACCAATATGAAAGTATGGATCGTGGGAGCAACTATTGCCATTGTAGCTTCTATTGAAACCTTACTCTGTATTGAAGCATCAGACAGACTGGACAGACAGAAAAGAATTACAGATACCAATCTTGAGCTTAAAGCCCAGGGAATTGGAAACCTTATCAGTTCATTCATTGGCGGACTTCCAATGACTTCAGTTGTTGTAAGGAGTTCTGCTAACGCAAATGCAGGAGCAACTTCAAAAATATCAGCGATTATCCATGGAGTCTTCTTATTGATCTGTGTACTTTCCATTCCTTTCATCTTGAATTTAATTCCATTGGCTACGTTGGCAGCGGTATTAATATTGGTGGGATACAAATTAGCAAAACCGGCTACTTTTAAACATTTCTGGCACTTAGGAAAATTCCAGTTTATTCCTTTTGTTGCAACGGTTGCAGCGATTGTTGCAACAGATTTATTAAAAGGTGTAGGAATAGGTCTTGCCATCTCTGTTTTTTATATTCTTCAGGGGAATATGAAAAGAGCTTATTACTTAAGCAGAGAAAAGCTGGACGATGCAGACGGAATCAAAATCAAGTTAGCCGAGGAAGTTTCATTTTTAAATAAGGCAGCCATCAAAAAGACGCTTAAAAATATTAAGTCCGGTTCTACAGTAACTATTGATGCAAGAAATACATCTTATATTGCGACAGATGTACTGGAAATGATTCAGGATTTTGCCAATATCCGCGCGAAAGAGCAGGACATCAATGTTGAACTTGCGGGCTTTAAAACTTCATACAGAGATTATGAAAGAAGTCAGGATTCACATATTCTGATTACTCATAAAAGAGCGATGTAA
- a CDS encoding carbonic anhydrase, whose protein sequence is MSQSYKVILENNKKWVESKVSEDPDFFHNLAKTQNPDYLYIGCSDSRATAEELMGAKPGEVFVHRNIANVVNTLDMSSTAVIQYAVEHLKVKHIIVCGHYNCGGVKAAMTPQDLGLLNPWLRNIRDVYRLHQAELDSIQDENKRYDRLVELNVQEQCINVIKMACVQERYILEEYPIVHGWVFDLRTGKIIDLEIDFEKILKDIQKIYNLTSSDWVMSRKTT, encoded by the coding sequence ATGTCACAATCGTACAAAGTTATTCTCGAAAACAACAAAAAATGGGTAGAATCCAAAGTATCAGAAGATCCGGATTTCTTTCACAATCTGGCCAAAACTCAAAACCCGGATTATCTGTATATCGGATGTTCGGACAGCAGAGCCACAGCGGAAGAATTGATGGGGGCAAAGCCTGGAGAAGTATTTGTTCACAGAAACATTGCTAATGTTGTGAATACTTTAGATATGAGCTCCACAGCAGTTATTCAATACGCTGTAGAACATCTGAAAGTAAAACACATTATTGTTTGCGGGCATTACAACTGTGGCGGCGTAAAAGCAGCGATGACTCCTCAGGATTTAGGATTATTGAATCCATGGCTGAGAAATATTCGTGATGTTTACAGACTGCATCAGGCTGAGCTTGATTCTATTCAGGATGAAAACAAGCGTTATGACAGACTTGTAGAACTTAATGTTCAGGAGCAGTGCATCAACGTGATTAAAATGGCCTGCGTACAGGAAAGATACATTTTGGAAGAGTATCCTATTGTACACGGCTGGGTATTTGACCTTAGAACAGGTAAAATCATTGATCTGGAGATTGATTTTGAGAAAATCTTAAAAGATATCCAAAAGATCTATAATCTTACAAGTTCCGACTGGGTCATGAGCAGAAAAACAACGTAG
- a CDS encoding phosphoethanolamine transferase has protein sequence MLKKIVPILTIISYLTAFLLSFPYIFDNLSGAEKLESIRNIFEYGIMFCSFLVFNALLFKNKYTAIIAVILCLLLSINVLISTSCFFIYDSGFNVGMAISILESNVNEAMSMSYMFILPGILFIVFVGMLLYTVNYLKKNVVTFNFKFGVIALIWLILPFFFFLKHRYISNKGGGKMIKSVYYHLSDFNTALKIQEDINMIKKNVPVFNVKKEQPGIENVILIIGESERKQNMSLYGYSKKTTPYTDQETGNMMIYDHAVSPAGITNLSVPLMLSSIHPDEFRYRYDKLSYNIINLANQIGYNSFWISTQASARGITAIASMSKNKKWVNGYDEVITPELQKVIQKNDNKFIVLHIMGSHPNPCSRLPETWNSEGLDCYDSSIKYTDHVMNDIFKTLKNTNSVVIYASDHGLKIEGDKLLHVDSKESTQVPFFVWFGDKVPSVYRITGHDPKLIQTTYIYPLIMKYMGLESPKHYKNEENKYLNLNMRSMDYEKLEE, from the coding sequence ATGCTCAAAAAAATAGTTCCCATTCTTACCATTATAAGTTATCTCACAGCATTTCTGCTTTCCTTCCCTTATATATTTGATAATTTATCCGGTGCAGAAAAACTGGAAAGCATCAGGAATATTTTCGAATACGGAATCATGTTCTGTTCCTTCCTTGTCTTCAATGCGCTTCTTTTTAAAAATAAATATACAGCCATTATAGCCGTTATACTATGCCTACTTTTAAGTATTAACGTTTTGATATCAACATCGTGTTTTTTTATTTATGACTCCGGCTTCAACGTGGGAATGGCCATAAGCATACTGGAATCTAACGTCAATGAGGCGATGAGTATGTCTTATATGTTTATTCTGCCGGGTATTTTATTTATCGTTTTTGTGGGTATGCTTTTGTATACCGTAAATTATCTGAAAAAAAATGTTGTCACCTTTAATTTTAAGTTTGGAGTCATTGCGTTAATATGGCTGATTCTACCTTTTTTCTTTTTTCTTAAACACAGATACATAAGCAATAAGGGCGGGGGGAAGATGATTAAAAGTGTCTATTATCATTTATCCGATTTCAATACGGCATTGAAAATTCAGGAAGATATTAATATGATTAAAAAAAATGTTCCTGTTTTCAATGTCAAAAAAGAACAGCCAGGGATAGAAAACGTCATTCTGATCATTGGAGAATCTGAAAGAAAACAGAATATGTCGCTATATGGCTATTCTAAAAAAACAACTCCCTACACAGACCAGGAAACCGGAAACATGATGATCTATGATCATGCAGTGTCTCCCGCAGGAATTACCAACCTAAGCGTTCCATTAATGCTTTCCAGTATCCACCCGGACGAATTCAGGTATCGTTATGATAAACTTTCATATAATATCATCAATCTGGCCAACCAGATAGGCTACAATTCATTTTGGATCAGTACACAGGCAAGTGCAAGAGGAATTACAGCAATAGCCTCCATGTCCAAAAACAAAAAATGGGTCAACGGCTATGATGAAGTGATCACTCCGGAATTGCAAAAAGTCATTCAGAAAAACGATAATAAGTTCATTGTTCTGCACATTATGGGAAGCCACCCTAACCCATGCAGCCGACTTCCCGAAACCTGGAACTCAGAAGGACTTGACTGCTATGACAGTTCTATAAAATATACAGACCATGTAATGAATGATATTTTCAAGACGCTTAAAAACACCAATTCTGTTGTCATCTATGCTTCGGATCATGGTCTTAAAATAGAGGGTGACAAATTACTGCATGTAGATTCTAAAGAATCTACACAGGTTCCTTTCTTTGTATGGTTTGGAGACAAAGTTCCTTCAGTATACAGAATTACCGGGCATGATCCTAAACTGATCCAGACCACTTATATTTATCCGCTGATCATGAAATATATGGGCTTAGAATCTCCTAAACATTATAAAAATGAAGAAAACAAATATTTGAATTTAAATATGAGGAGCATGGATTATGAGAAGCTGGAAGAATAA
- a CDS encoding serine O-acetyltransferase has protein sequence MTDYSIIQKDFYRESGKWLSNFEIWKKCINPNLHFIYILRMAQKYQNTSVLNIFWRIVLRHYQIKYGYQIYPETQIGEGFYLGHWGSLVINPKTVIGKNCNIAQGVTIGQQNRGKNEGSPVIGDEVWIGTNAVIVGAVTIGNNVLIVPNSYVNFDVPSHSVVIGNPAKIIPTDNATQDYINRKV, from the coding sequence ATGACTGATTACTCCATTATTCAAAAAGACTTTTACCGGGAAAGCGGAAAGTGGCTTTCAAATTTTGAAATCTGGAAAAAGTGCATCAATCCGAATCTCCACTTTATTTATATTTTAAGAATGGCTCAGAAATATCAGAATACATCTGTACTGAATATTTTCTGGAGGATTGTTTTAAGGCATTACCAGATCAAGTACGGATACCAGATCTATCCTGAAACTCAAATTGGAGAAGGTTTTTATCTGGGACACTGGGGAAGCCTGGTGATCAATCCTAAAACCGTCATTGGAAAAAACTGTAATATTGCCCAGGGAGTCACTATAGGACAGCAGAATCGTGGTAAAAATGAAGGTTCTCCTGTTATAGGTGACGAAGTCTGGATTGGCACTAATGCCGTGATCGTAGGTGCTGTTACCATAGGTAATAATGTTTTGATAGTTCCCAATTCTTATGTCAACTTTGATGTTCCTTCTCATTCTGTGGTCATAGGAAATCCTGCAAAAATAATCCCTACGGACAATGCAACCCAAGACTATATTAACCGTAAAGTATAA
- a CDS encoding glycosyltransferase, with amino-acid sequence MKKKKLLIRIGSLRHGGAEKVLVNFLKHLPSDKYEVDLLVNLYSGLYIKDVPSWVNVYYLLKGEMITTNRPQDIPVKAYRVLYQKMFLWFPSLLYKFVLKNKKYDVEIAAIHAMYREILSSPQKDSKKIIWVQNDIFNLKEYTPEVIRQFFKFDRILVISNKLQEGMHTLAKNEAEKQSVIKIYNPIDKNDTLQKADAVIHDYPFTKDLPTFVTVGTVYPQKGYDRLLNVHKKLIDEGFKHQLLIIGDGYDFNKIQDQLNILGLQDTAKMLGFSSNPYPYMKKADFYIMSSRHEGFPTIIAEALILNKPISATDISGIKDLLQDGKLGNITPNSEEGIYEGMKKFLTDKNSTEEYKKQISETELPFVLEKSVEHLQKIIDEV; translated from the coding sequence TTGAAAAAGAAAAAACTCCTCATCCGCATAGGCTCTTTACGTCATGGTGGTGCAGAAAAGGTATTAGTTAATTTTCTCAAACACCTTCCTTCAGATAAATATGAAGTAGACTTGCTGGTCAATCTTTATTCAGGGCTATACATTAAAGACGTTCCTTCTTGGGTCAATGTATACTATCTTTTAAAAGGAGAAATGATTACAACCAACAGACCGCAGGATATCCCAGTGAAGGCTTACAGAGTTCTTTATCAGAAGATGTTTCTTTGGTTCCCTTCCCTTCTCTATAAATTTGTTTTAAAAAACAAAAAATACGATGTAGAAATCGCTGCGATCCATGCAATGTACAGAGAGATTCTTTCCAGCCCTCAAAAAGATTCAAAAAAGATTATTTGGGTACAGAATGATATCTTTAATTTGAAAGAATATACTCCAGAAGTTATCAGACAGTTTTTCAAATTCGACAGAATTTTAGTGATTTCCAACAAGCTTCAGGAAGGAATGCATACGCTTGCAAAAAATGAAGCTGAAAAACAATCGGTCATCAAAATATACAACCCCATTGATAAGAACGATACTTTGCAGAAAGCAGATGCTGTCATTCACGATTACCCTTTCACCAAGGATCTTCCTACTTTTGTAACAGTAGGAACCGTGTATCCTCAGAAAGGTTACGACAGGCTGCTTAATGTTCATAAAAAATTGATTGATGAAGGATTTAAACATCAGCTTTTAATCATCGGAGACGGGTATGATTTTAACAAGATTCAGGATCAGCTTAACATATTGGGACTTCAGGACACTGCAAAAATGCTTGGTTTCAGCAGCAATCCTTACCCTTATATGAAAAAGGCCGATTTTTATATTATGTCTTCAAGGCATGAAGGATTCCCTACGATCATCGCAGAAGCTCTCATCCTTAATAAGCCCATTTCTGCAACGGACATTTCCGGAATCAAAGATCTTCTGCAGGATGGAAAACTGGGAAATATTACCCCTAACTCTGAAGAAGGGATATATGAAGGGATGAAAAAGTTTCTTACAGATAAAAACAGTACTGAAGAATATAAAAAGCAGATTTCAGAAACGGAGCTTCCGTTTGTTTTAGAAAAATCTGTAGAGCATCTGCAGAAAATAATTGACGAAGTTTAA
- a CDS encoding acyltransferase — MIFIFRTLLKIDSLYHSFLNKASLEAAKYRGMKVGRNFNMPDKIYFGTEPYLIEIGNDVNIAGGVRFVNHGGTTTLLRKLPGYEDARILGRIKIGNNCTIGLNCVIMQDVQIGNNCILGANSVLSQSMPDNTVFIGNPAQFLCTIEDYGDIVLKNTPEYPRELEKDRKKLDAYIKENLPHKYKKARKIK, encoded by the coding sequence ATGATTTTTATATTTAGAACCCTATTAAAAATAGACTCCCTCTATCATTCTTTTTTGAATAAGGCAAGCCTTGAAGCTGCAAAATACAGAGGCATGAAAGTAGGCAGAAATTTCAATATGCCTGATAAGATTTATTTTGGAACGGAGCCTTATCTTATCGAAATCGGTAATGACGTAAATATTGCCGGAGGAGTAAGATTTGTGAATCATGGTGGAACCACCACTCTGCTTAGAAAACTTCCGGGATATGAGGATGCAAGAATTCTTGGAAGAATAAAAATAGGAAATAACTGTACTATTGGGCTCAACTGTGTCATCATGCAGGATGTACAGATTGGAAACAACTGTATCTTAGGGGCCAATTCTGTATTATCACAGTCAATGCCAGACAATACCGTATTCATTGGAAATCCGGCTCAGTTTCTTTGCACTATTGAAGATTATGGTGATATTGTACTAAAAAACACCCCAGAATATCCCCGCGAATTAGAGAAAGACCGAAAAAAATTGGATGCCTATATCAAAGAAAATCTTCCTCACAAGTACAAAAAAGCAAGAAAAATTAAATAA
- a CDS encoding 3-oxoacyl-ACP synthase III family protein — MFFFTFAKKDKFINMMKISKIEYYLPQDVLTNEDLERAFPEWSSERIKEKVGITQRHISSDSETVLDMAIQSSEKLFENYDRNKVDFILFCTQSPEYFLPTTACILQDKLGLRKNIGAIDFNLGCSGFVYGLAFAKGLISAGIAKSILLVTSETYTKHIHPDDKGNRSIFGDASASAIIEKAEGINDYQFCLGTDGSGAENLIVKKGAFKKDFEVNPDHEFSPENMYMNGPEIFNFTIENIPGLVKETLEVNNMTMDDIDHFVFHQANSFMLNYLRKKTKIPAEKFYIDMEKTGNTVSATIPIALKNMRDKGMLKEGDKILMAGFGVGYSWGATIIEI, encoded by the coding sequence TTGTTTTTCTTTACTTTTGCAAAGAAAGACAAATTTATTAATATGATGAAAATTTCAAAAATAGAATATTATCTGCCTCAGGATGTATTAACTAATGAGGATCTTGAAAGAGCATTTCCCGAATGGAGCTCAGAGAGAATTAAGGAAAAGGTAGGTATTACCCAACGTCATATATCTTCTGACAGCGAAACCGTGCTGGATATGGCTATACAGTCTTCGGAAAAACTTTTTGAAAATTATGATAGAAACAAAGTAGATTTTATTTTATTTTGTACCCAAAGTCCGGAATATTTTTTACCTACAACGGCCTGCATTTTGCAGGACAAATTAGGACTTAGAAAAAATATCGGGGCAATAGATTTCAATCTTGGATGTTCGGGATTTGTGTATGGATTGGCTTTTGCCAAAGGATTGATCTCAGCAGGAATTGCAAAAAGTATTCTTCTGGTTACTTCAGAAACATATACCAAGCATATTCATCCTGATGATAAAGGAAACCGAAGTATATTCGGAGATGCTTCCGCTTCTGCAATTATCGAGAAGGCAGAAGGGATTAATGATTACCAGTTTTGCCTGGGAACAGATGGAAGTGGTGCTGAAAACCTTATCGTGAAGAAAGGAGCTTTTAAGAAGGATTTTGAAGTAAACCCTGATCATGAGTTTAGTCCCGAAAATATGTATATGAACGGTCCTGAAATTTTTAATTTCACCATTGAAAATATTCCGGGGTTGGTAAAAGAAACTCTTGAGGTGAACAATATGACGATGGATGATATTGACCATTTTGTATTTCATCAGGCCAATTCTTTTATGCTGAATTATTTAAGAAAGAAAACGAAAATTCCGGCAGAAAAGTTTTATATTGACATGGAGAAAACCGGAAATACAGTTTCTGCAACTATTCCTATTGCTCTTAAAAATATGAGGGATAAGGGAATGCTTAAAGAAGGTGATAAAATTTTAATGGCCGGATTTGGAGTAGGGTATTCCTGGGGGGCCACTATCATCGAAATATAA
- a CDS encoding phosphopantetheine-binding protein translates to MKTSVFLEKLQEELEEDDKLTPETNLKSLESYDSISLLSVIAFVDENFSAKIDTKQFKDIDTVSDLMNAIGKENFED, encoded by the coding sequence ATGAAAACATCCGTTTTTTTAGAAAAACTACAAGAAGAACTGGAAGAAGATGACAAGCTTACTCCTGAAACGAATTTAAAATCTTTAGAAAGCTATGATTCTATCAGCCTGCTTTCTGTAATTGCATTTGTAGATGAAAATTTCAGCGCAAAGATCGATACCAAACAGTTTAAAGATATCGATACTGTTTCAGATCTTATGAATGCGATAGGGAAAGAAAACTTTGAAGATTAA
- a CDS encoding SDR family NAD(P)-dependent oxidoreductase, which translates to MDAFSLKNKTILITGASSGIGRSYFVECSKSGADLILVGRNQ; encoded by the coding sequence ATGGATGCTTTCTCATTAAAAAATAAAACAATTCTTATTACAGGGGCTTCTTCCGGAATCGGGAGAAGCTATTTTGTAGAATGCAGCAAAAGCGGAGCAGATTTGATCCTTGTAGGAAGGAATCAATAA
- a CDS encoding glycosyltransferase: MLEKKIKILFRHHSMEMGGVEKVLLGLLNNLDTDKFEITVCLTLNQGKLRDEIPGHVRKVYLTDGKEDFSRNFLLQKLQLIARRIKLRRLSNNSSIADRIINDSFDIEIGMDYRDYDVILNSTHKNSKKIGWFHSEINVPKFQPLVPGILKSFPQFDHMVYCSHKIKDMMHQYYPKLDYPAESVIINPIPIEEIKRKSEEKLQNFPEGPVFVSIGRLHSRKGYHKLIEAHKRLIDEGFHHSIIVIGEGEEMKPLSDQAARNNVEKTFILIGNQMNPYPYIKKADYFVLPSESEAWPLVIAEALILQKPIVATNVGDVGLMIKDRETGYLISYDVDDMYKGMKSFLTDPDLVLHIRENLKNIESQFDNKKIFDSVEEIIETLHKK; encoded by the coding sequence ATGTTAGAAAAAAAAATAAAAATTCTGTTCAGACACCATTCTATGGAAATGGGAGGTGTAGAAAAAGTATTGTTGGGACTTCTTAACAATCTCGATACTGATAAATTTGAAATAACGGTATGTCTTACTCTGAATCAGGGGAAATTACGTGATGAGATTCCCGGCCATGTCAGAAAAGTATATCTTACTGACGGAAAAGAAGATTTTTCACGCAATTTTCTATTGCAAAAACTTCAACTTATTGCAAGAAGAATCAAACTTAGGAGGCTTAGTAATAATTCGTCTATTGCAGACCGTATCATCAATGACAGTTTTGATATAGAGATCGGTATGGATTATAGAGATTATGATGTTATTCTGAACTCTACTCATAAAAATTCTAAAAAAATAGGATGGTTTCATTCCGAGATCAATGTGCCCAAATTTCAGCCTTTAGTTCCGGGCATCTTAAAAAGTTTCCCGCAATTTGATCATATGGTGTACTGCTCTCATAAAATAAAGGATATGATGCACCAATATTATCCGAAATTAGACTACCCTGCTGAAAGTGTGATCATCAACCCTATTCCTATTGAGGAAATTAAAAGGAAATCAGAAGAGAAGCTGCAAAACTTCCCGGAAGGACCGGTTTTCGTTTCCATTGGCCGGCTACATTCCAGAAAAGGCTATCATAAACTGATTGAAGCTCACAAAAGGCTTATAGATGAAGGATTCCATCATAGTATCATTGTCATTGGGGAAGGTGAAGAAATGAAACCTCTTTCTGATCAGGCTGCGCGTAATAATGTAGAGAAAACTTTTATTTTGATTGGAAATCAAATGAATCCTTATCCTTATATAAAAAAAGCAGACTATTTCGTTCTGCCTTCTGAATCTGAAGCATGGCCTCTGGTTATTGCTGAAGCTCTGATTCTTCAGAAACCTATTGTTGCTACCAATGTAGGTGACGTGGGACTTATGATTAAAGACCGGGAAACAGGATACCTCATCAGTTATGATGTTGATGACATGTACAAAGGAATGAAATCCTTTCTTACGGATCCCGATCTTGTTCTCCACATCAGAGAAAATCTAAAAAATATTGAAAGTCAGTTTGACAATAAAAAAATATTTGATAGTGTTGAAGAGATTATTGAAACCCTTCATAAGAAATAA
- a CDS encoding glycosyltransferase family 2 protein encodes MKFSILIAHYNNAHFFKDCFDSLQKQTYKDWEAIILDDASSDHEKKIVQEMISKDKRFKFFENEKNSGVGVTKSKLIELAEGEICGFLDPDDAITPTAIQQCIDIFRAKKNTVLTYSRFMTCDQDLQPIAPFRSAMQVPNGDPYFFNFPIQIAHFVSFRKEVYEQTEKMNPDLKIGEDQDLYLKMYEKGKVQFIDDTNYFYRTHQGGISQNDNKKKSHEYFAQVIFSTMKRRGLTMINGKKIPDHYTGAEQIFGLLQYQHQLPFRIKKKIKITLQSIFG; translated from the coding sequence ATGAAGTTTTCCATTCTTATTGCCCACTATAATAATGCTCATTTCTTCAAAGACTGTTTTGACAGTCTACAGAAGCAAACCTATAAAGATTGGGAAGCCATTATTCTGGATGATGCGTCATCAGACCATGAAAAAAAAATAGTGCAGGAGATGATTTCAAAAGATAAAAGATTTAAATTTTTTGAAAATGAAAAAAATTCCGGTGTAGGTGTTACAAAAAGTAAACTGATAGAACTTGCTGAAGGTGAAATCTGTGGGTTTCTTGACCCTGATGATGCCATCACCCCTACAGCCATCCAGCAGTGTATAGATATTTTTCGGGCTAAAAAAAATACGGTGCTTACTTACTCCAGGTTCATGACCTGTGATCAGGATCTCCAACCTATTGCTCCGTTCAGATCTGCAATGCAGGTTCCGAATGGTGATCCTTATTTTTTCAATTTTCCTATTCAGATTGCCCATTTTGTTTCTTTCAGAAAAGAAGTGTATGAACAAACGGAAAAAATGAATCCGGATTTAAAAATCGGAGAAGATCAGGATCTGTATCTGAAGATGTATGAAAAAGGAAAAGTTCAGTTCATTGACGACACCAATTATTTTTACAGAACCCATCAGGGAGGAATTTCTCAGAATGACAATAAAAAAAAATCTCATGAGTATTTTGCCCAGGTCATCTTCAGTACCATGAAGCGCAGAGGACTTACAATGATTAATGGTAAAAAGATTCCTGATCATTATACCGGAGCTGAGCAAATATTTGGGCTGTTGCAGTACCAGCATCAGCTGCCTTTCCGCATTAAGAAAAAAATAAAAATCACACTACAATCAATTTTCGGGTAA
- a CDS encoding acyltransferase — protein sequence MLYEILAKLQRKSQISRLTKHPNVSFRGIKLGISDHFILHDNLKKVTIGDSASFRNYVHILVQQNASLEIGNNFFMNNFCSINCLENISIGDNTLFGESVKLYDHNHAYHTHPEFQLFPSEFTTAPIKIGKNCWLGSNVTVLKGVTIGDNCIIGAGCTIHKDIPPNTTVVNHQELIFKNH from the coding sequence ATGCTTTATGAAATACTAGCAAAACTTCAGCGGAAAAGTCAGATTTCACGACTCACAAAACATCCTAACGTTTCCTTTAGAGGGATAAAGCTTGGAATCAGTGACCATTTTATTTTACATGATAATTTAAAAAAAGTTACGATCGGTGATTCTGCCAGTTTCAGGAACTATGTTCATATTCTTGTACAGCAGAATGCCAGTCTGGAAATCGGAAATAATTTTTTCATGAACAATTTCTGCTCTATCAATTGTCTCGAAAATATTTCTATTGGGGACAATACTTTATTCGGAGAAAGCGTAAAGCTATATGACCACAACCATGCTTACCATACGCATCCGGAGTTTCAACTGTTCCCGTCTGAATTTACTACAGCACCCATTAAAATCGGGAAAAACTGCTGGCTCGGAAGCAATGTCACTGTCCTGAAAGGAGTCACTATCGGGGACAACTGTATCATAGGAGCAGGCTGCACTATTCATAAAGATATTCCACCCAATACAACAGTAGTCAATCATCAAGAATTAATTTTTAAGAACCATTAA